DNA from bacterium:
ATGGACTTGCTTCTGATGGTTCAATTACTATAACTAACAACACTATAACTAATAACTCGGCGATGCTTGGCGGAGGGATGTGTATATGGACATCCAGCAACGGCAGCTCCGTAAAAATAGATAGCAATACGATAACTTATAACTCTACAACTTTTGGTGGAGGCGGAATCCTTATCAATGGGGCTAATGTTACAGTAACTAACAACATCTTATCTAATAATTTTGCTCTTACTCAGGGAGGCGCTATTTTTAGTGGAGCAGCTATGATTCGTCATAACACAATAACTTATAATATGGCTGATTCCGGAGGAGGCGCTATCTATACTTGTAGTGGCACATCAAGCCCAATTTATTATAACACAATAATAGATACCAGCCCTTCTGCTATATATAATCAAGGAGAGGGTTTTATACGAACAAATAACATTTCTGCTACGGGTTATGTTGTGTATAATAATGGGGGGTCTGATTTAGATGCAAGGTATAACTATTGGAATATTACTAACACCGACACAATGAATGCAAGGATTTTTGATTATTTTGACGATTTTAGTAAAGGGATAGTTCATTATCAAATATTTTTAAATGCTCCGTTCAGCGATACAATTGCGCCTTCGGCTCCGATTAACCTTACTGCTACAAAGATTGTTGATTCGACATTTGAAATCAACTGGACGAACCCTGTTGATGCAAGCGGAATTTCGGAATATTATTATCACCTTTCCTGGTCACCTATGTCGAATTTTGATACAAGCGGCGCATTCTATTCTTTACCGGATACAATTACTGTTACTCCCGGTGAATCTTTATTCGTCTGGTTAGTAGACAGCAGCGGGAACTTAGATTGCAATAACAGGGCGGGTATTTATATTGTGGGGATAGAAGAAAAATCAAATATCAAAACCCCTTCGACTACGCTCAGGGCAAGTCAAAATCCATTTATTAAGTCAACGGTTATTAGTTATAGCATTCCCTATTATACTAATATGCTATTAACTATTAACGATATTTCCGGGAGAGAAGTGCGTAAACTTTTGGATGGAGTGCAAAAAGCGGGAAGTTACGAATTTAATTTGGAGAGCAAAGGATTGACTACCGGAGCATATTTTATAGTCTTAAATACAGGTGAAAATAAATTAACGAAAAAAATTATTGTAATAAAGTAATTTAATTAGTTGCCCTGATAACGCTACAATTGCTTCGGGAACAGTAATTATTCGGCAATTAAGAATTTCTAATAATTCTTAGTATCTAATTCTAACTGGTAAAATATTTATTGTAGCATCCCCCCTATTTTGTAGTTCCCCGACACAGCAATTTCTTGATTCTCAGAGGAACGAAAAAGGTAGTATTAAACATTGACAAATCTAGATTTTAAGGATATCATCAATTAGAGGGGTACTTGTTGTTAAAATAAACAGGGGGAAAAATGAGAAGATTTTTAAGTTTGATTGTAGGAACACAATTTATTATGTTCTCAATCGTAAATGCCACCAATGTAAGCGGCATTATTAGCACAAATACAGTATGGAACACGACAGGCAGTCCATATATTGTTACGGGAAATGTCTTAGTAGATACTTTAGTTACATTAACAATTCAGCCGGGAGTTGAAGTAAAGGTTAATGAAGCAAAATATATAATGGTCAAGGGAATTTTAAGGGCAATCGGGACATCGAGCGATTCGATTATAATAACAAAGAACGGGACTGCAGGGTGGAGCAGGTTATGGTTAAGAACAGCATCAATATGTAGTCTTAAATATTGCAGGATTGAATATGCAGATAGTACCGCTATATATAATGATGACAATGGTTCTTTTTATGTTGGTTATTGCACCATTTCTAATAATCCGGTACCATCAATGATGCCATCTGTATATTGTATCAATAATTATAAAGGTTCAGCCGTAATAATTAATAGTACTATTTCTAATAACTCTGGAGCTATTAACACCTCTGAAGGTAATTATGGTTCAGCCATAATAGTTGGAAACACTATTACTAATAACTCAGGTTATTATGGTATCCTTAGTAATTATTCTAATTCCGGCTCAGCTATAATATCCGGCAATATTGTTTCTAACACCTCAGGTACGGGTATCTATAATTGGATGGGGACAGGTAAAATAGTTGGAAACACTATTATCGGTAATACAAGAGGAGGAATTTATAATGTTTGTGTTATTGATTCGCTCACAATAGCCGGCAACACTATTTCTAATAATGGATCTGCTAACGATGAGAATTTTGGTAGTATTTATAGTAAGTCTGATAGCTTGCCTGATTTTCCGCATTTACTTACGATTCGTTATAATAGAATAACTGATACCACTTATTCTGCCATACATCTCAAATCCAATTTTAATACTCTTATTCGCACAAACAATATTTATGCTACCGGGTACACTTTTTACAATAATGATACGCTTGATATAGATGTAAAATATAATTATTTAAATAGCTTAAATACCGATACAATTGATGCTAAGATTTATGACTACTATGACGATTTTAGCAAAGGAAAAGTATTATATCAACCATTCCTTAATACACCGTTTATTGATACAACAGCCCCTTCTGCTCCTATTAATCTGACTTCTACAAAGCTTGCCGGGTCTAAGTTTAGAATCAACTGGACAAATCCTGCTGATTCAAGCGGTATTGCAATATATTATTACAAGGTAGGTTCAGCACCTACCTTTAATTTTGATATAAGCGGCGTGTTCTATTCTATCCCGGATACTCTGTTCTCAACCGGAGGAGAACTTTATGTATGGCTGCAAGATGGCAGTGGAAATTTGAATTATCAAAATAATACATCCGTTATGCTGGGAATAGAAGAGAGTTCAGAGTTGAAAGTAAAAAGTTTAGAGTTACAAATAAGTAAAAACCCGTTTATCAAATCAACAACGATAAAATTTAGTGTAGGGAACAGACATGTCTGTTCCTTAAAGATTTACGATATAACCGGCAATTGCGTTAAAACATTAGTAAATGAGAAAAAAGATGCCGGAAATTATGAAGCGAGTTTTGATACAAAAGGGTTGGCATCGGGAATTTACTTTGCTAAATTAAGCGCAGGGAACATTAGCATAAATAAAAAATTGATTTTGATGAAGTAAAATACTTTTGAAAAACAAGAAGAAATTTGCAGGGTAAGCAAGCTGGGGGACAGAAAAAATGGGAGAATAATATGAGGAATAAAAAGTTTTGTGGAATGGTTGTTTTACTACTTGGAATTGTTTATAATACTGCAAATGCGAAATACCCGGGATGGACGAATTATACAAGCGGGATGGATGTTAACGCCGTTGCCAGCGAAGGGAATACAATATGGGTTGGAACTTCCAGCGGGTTAGTATCTATAGATGCAACTACTGGAAATATGGAGTTTTATAACCATGCGAATTCGGGTATGCCGGACAATTATGTTTTTGCAATAGGAATCGAAGGAAGCGTAAAATGGATTGGAACGCCTTCCGGATTAGTTAAGTTTGACGGGACTAACTGGACTGTCTATACTATGGCAAATTCAGGCATACCACAGGATTATGTTTTTTCAATAGCAATTGAAGGAAACGTAAAATGGCTTGGAACCTGGGGCAAGGGGTTGGTAAAATTTGACGGGACAAACTGGACTGTGTACAACAAGACTAATTCAGGTTTGCCGGATAATCTTATTCAGGCAATAGCAATCGAAGGAAATATAAAATGGATTGGAACAGATGCCGGTGGGTTGGTGAAGTTTGACGGGACGAACTGGACTGTTTATAATTCGAGTAATTCAGGTTTGCCTTATGATGATATTAATGCAATAGCTATAGAAGGAAGCACTAAATGGATTGGGACATACTATGAAGGATTGGCATCGTTTGACGGGACAACATGGACAACGTATTTTACAGGAAATTCCGGAATGCCGCACAATAACGTTACTTCAATAGCAATAGACGGAAACGTAAAATGGATTGGAACAAACTATGCATTAGCAGCGTTTGACGGGACAAATTGGACTATCTATGACTATGACAATATTCCATGTTTACCTAATAATCAGGCAGTTGACCCGGAATTTTTTATAGTTGCGGTAAATGGAACTACAAAATGGATTGGGTGTCTTCTTTATGACCAGCGTAATATGGCTAATTATGCAATGGGAGTCGTTTTTAAGTTTGATGGCGCAAACTGGACTATGTATAAGACAGGTAATTCGGGTTTGCCCTGTGATTTTGTTTATTCCATAGCAATTGAAGGCACGACTGGCGCAAAATGGATTGGAACGGGTTCCGGATTAACAAGCTATGACGGCACGAACTGGACATTATATGACGAAAGTAATTCGGCATTGCCTTATTTTGCAATAACTATCCCCGCTATAGCAATAAGCGGAAGCACAAAATGGATTGGAACGGATATGTATGGAGTAGCTAAGTTTGATGGAGCAACATGGACTTTGTATGATACGGAAAATTCCGGATTGCCTGATGACCGGATTATAACTCTTGCAACAGAAGGAACAACTGTATGGATTGGAACTTACAGTGGATTAATAAAATATGATGGCGCAACATGGACTGTTTATGATACGAGTAATTCAGGATTGCCGGATAATAATATTATTGAAATAGCAATTGAAGGAAGCACTAAATGGATTGGAACGCCCTCGGGATTAGTAAAGTTTGATGGGACGAACTGGACTGTGTATAACACGAGTAATTCAGGTTTGCCGGGTAACTCTATTTTCTCCGTAGCAATAGAGGGGAACATAAAATGGATTGGAACAGCTTATGGCTTGGCAAAACTTAGCGGAACAAGCTGGACTACTTACAATACGAGTAATTCGGGAATACCAAATAATGGAGTTACCAACATTGCAATTGAAGGAACAACCAAATGGATTGCGACGGGATATGGATTGGCAAAATTTACCGGAACAAACTGGACTGTTTATAAACAAAGTAATTCCGGATTACCTAATGATGAGTATATTTCGACTATTGCAATAGAAGGAAATATGAAATGGATTGGAACATTAAATGGCGGCGGGTTGACAACTTATACGGAGACAGGGATAGAAGAACAGACAAATTTGGATTTTGGAATGCGGAACGCGGATTTGAGAATAAGTCAAAATCCGTTTATTAAATCAACGGTTATCAGTTATACCGTTCCACCGAATAACTATTATACTAATACACTATTAACGAATGTCCAATTAACTATTCACGATCTTTCAGGCAGAGAAGTCCGTAAACTTGTCAGTGGAATACAAAAAGCCGGGAGTTATGAAGTGAGTTTTAATGCAAAAGGGTTGGTATCAGGGATTTACTTTGTCAAGCTAAATGCAGGTAACATCAGTATAAGTAAGAAATTAATATTAATGAAATAAGACAAGACTTACTTACTCCCGTACATAGTTTTTCTTGCTCTTATGCCGGTTCTTTTTGCGAAGCCGTCAAATATTGTGTAAATAATAGGAATAACTATCAGAGTGAGCGCCGTAGAAACCAGCAATCCAAAAATGACTACGACTGCCATTGGCGCCATCATTTCTGCTCCCATACCTTTTCTAAACGCCATTGGTATCATACCTGACATAGTTGCCAATGCAGTTATTAAAATCGGTCTTAATCTTATTTTACCCGCAGAAATAAGAGCTTCTATAATGTCCATTCCTCTTGCTCTCAACTGATTTGCATAATCTATAAATATAATACCGTTCTTTACCACAATACCTACAAGAATTATCAACCCCATAACCGATGTCATTGAAAGGGATTTATGTGTAAGGAGCAATCCCCATATCATTCCTATAATTCCTAACGGCACCGTAAACATTATTACAAAAGGATGCATCAACGACTCAAATAAAGCTGCCATTATCATATATACAAGTAATATAGCAAATATAAAAGCTATCCCCAATGTGAAAAATGCTTCGTTCATCTTCTGGAATTCGCCACCAAATTCTATAAAATAGCCTGCAGGAATATTTTTCCTTATCGTGGCAATCTTTTTCGTAATGTCTTTCGCAACCCCGCCCACATCTCTTTTTTCAATATTAGCCGTAACCGAAACCTTTCTGGTTTGTTCCTCTCTTTCTATTTTAACGGGACCTTCGGTATAAATTATGTTTGCTACCTGTTTCAAAAGAATTGTAGTTCCAAAAGGTGTTGCAATGGGAATATTTTCAATATCCTGAATTTCTTTCACATCAATTTTATTAAGTTTTATATTTATGTTTATATCTTCGCCTTTATCCCTGAATCTTGAAGCTACAGTACCGTAAACGGCAGTTCTGACTTCCTGTCCTATCTGGTATGTAGTTAATCCGAACAAAGAAGCTTTTTCTTTATCGATTTTTATTTGTAATTCAGGTTTTCCTTCTTTCATAGAGATGTCTACCTCTTTTACTCCTCTTACATCTTTTATCTGGTGGGCAATTCGTGAGGAAATATCCTGAAGAGTTGGAAAATCTTTACCGAATATTTTTATATCTATTGGAGCGCCCGTATTGCCGAACATTCCACTGCTTACATCGGAAAAATCTATTTTTGCGCCTTCTATTTTAGGTAATTTTTTCCTGAGTTCAACCGTAACATCCGCAGCGCCTCTCTTACGTTTCTTTTTATCCACCAATCTTCCCATTATTGATGCTTTATGTATTGCCGCACCTTCCATAGCAGAATGTTCCGAACCACTAGTACCTACGAATGAAGTTACTGTTTCCATTTCGGGAATGGATTTAAAGGCATTCTCAATCTGGAGAGCAACTCTATCCGTTTCTTCGAGTGAAGTTCCCACAGGCATTGTAAGTCCTGCCTGAATAAAAGGTATGTCAAAAGAAGACATAAATTCTTTACCGATAAACGGGATTAAAAACATTGTTCCAACAAATACTATACCAACAATTGAAAGAACTTTTCTCTTGTGATTGAGAGAATATTGTAAAATTCTTCCATACCATTCTCTAAACTCATTAAATTTTTTCTCCCATGCGATTTGACTATCTTTCTTTTTGAATAATATGGAAGCAAGCATTGGAACTACTGTAAAAGCTATAAGGAGAGACGCAAGAAGAGCGAAAGATATGGTAAGCGCAAAAGCGCGGGACATTTTGCCTGCCACTCCGGTAGCGAATGCAAGAGGGACAAATACCGCAATAGTCGTGAGTGTTGAGGCGGTTACCGCCATCAAAACTTCATTAGTGCCGTGAACTGCCGCACTCTTACGGTCGTTTCCTTCTTCTACTTTTCTATAGATACTTTCAATTACAACTACGGCATCATCCACCAACATTCCCGACGCAAGAGCTATACCTGCAAGAGTCATAACGTTAAGCGTATAACCTGCCCAATTCATAGCAATAAAGGTAGCGATAATTGAAAAAGGAATAGCTAATGCTATTGTTAAAGTCGGTCTCCAGTTAGTCAGGAAAAGGAAAACAAATAAAATGGCAAGGATACACCCCTCAAGAGCGCTTGTGCTGGTATTTTTCGTTATATCTTTTATCATATCCCCTTGGTCAAATATTGTGTGGAATTTGATATTATAAGGGATAGTCTCTTTAATTTTCTCCATTTCTTTATTGATTCTGTCGGAAACAGTTACTGTATTTGCCCCACCCTGTTTGGTTACTACCATAACGACACTTTCTTTGCCCTGTGTTCTTCCGTATCCCCTGACGTCTTTGTTACCATCTATAACTTCCCCGACATCCTTTATCTTTATGGGAACTCCATTTTTATTTCCAATTACCGTATTCTTAACGTCTTCAAGTGTTTTATATTCTCCTTCGACTCGTATTGAATATTCTTTATATCCACGATTCAGGTATCCTGCGCTAAAATTCATATTGGAAGCCTGGAGCATCGGGAGAATCTGGGTAAGCCCAAGTCCATATGAAACAAGTCTTGTTTCATCAATAAAAACGCTTATTTCTCTGTCCCGTCCTCCGGTCAGAGCACAGGAAGCAACTCCATCCAATCTTTCTAATCTGTCTTTTACCTTATCTTTAACTGCATTGTATAATTCTTTCAAATCACAATCACCGGTAATTCCGTAAAATGCCGCCGGCATCATAGACGTGCTGAACTTAAAAACTAAAGGAGCGCCTGCTTCTTCCGGAAGATAGTTTTCTATCTGTCCAATCATATCCCTGACATCCTGAGCCGCAAAATCAAGATTGGTGCCCCATTCAAATTCTACCGTTACCATAGAAGAGCCTTCTTCCGAAGTTGATTTTATCGATTTCACGCCTTTTACGCTTAAAACGACTTCTTCTATAGGTTTACTTATTTGTTCTTCTATTTCACGAGAAGACACGCCGGAGTAACTTGTTATTACATAAACCGTAGGATACTCGATATCCGGAAGTAAATCCAATCCCAACTTACTAAACGACATAAAACCGAACAACACTATGATAAGAATCATCATAGTTACGGTCACTCTTTTATTTACTGAAAATTTTGCGATATTCATATTATTGCTCCGGCCACAAAAGCACTAAGACACCAAATCCCACTAAATTGTAATATAATTTCGTGATTTTGTGATTTCGTGGCATATTTTTTATTTTTATATTTCTTTATTTTATAAGTTTTACTTTTGCCTTATCGGTTAATCCGTAATTTCCAAGAGTAATTATTTGTTCTCCTAAATTTATACCTGCTAATATTTCAACAAAATCGTTGTTTTCAAGCCCGATTGAAACTTCTTTCATTTCAGCCGTTTCTCCATTTAAAACAAATACGACTTTTTTATCTCCGTTTTCAACAACTGCTTTTGCAGGGATTACTATAACATTAGTATCTTCCTTTATTATTACATCTACATTTGCAAACATACCGGGTCTTAATTTATGTCCCGGGTTAAGAATGGCAATACTTGCTTGAGAAGTTCTGCTCATAGGATTAAGCACAGGACTTATTTTTATTAGTTTCCCATTAAAGATATCATTTGGATATGACGAAACCTTAATATTCGCTTTATTGCCTGTTTTTATGTAAGAGATATCATTTTCCGGAACATTTATTTCGACTTTTACCGCATTTATATTGGCAACCATAGCTACCGGAATTCCGGGAGCAACCATAGAGCCGGGATCTAAATTTAAATTTCCCACAATCCCGGATATAGGAGCGTTAATAACGGCAGGTTTGAAATCCATACCTTTTATGTTACGGTCTATAAGAGCAATCGTATCTCCTTTCGAAACCATACTCCCTTCCTTTGCAACATATCTTATAAGTTTCCCGGTTTCTTCAACGGGAAAAACATAAGCCTGCTCACTGCCAACTATGTTCCCTATATAAGGAAGAGTTTTGGCAATGGAACCATAAGAAGCGATTTCTACGGTTACTTCCGTAGGTTCGGCAACTTCTGCAGGTTTTTCTTTTACTTTTCTAAACTTTTCCGAAATACGAAATCCAACAAGTCCAACAAGCGCAATTATTACAATCCACATTACTAATTTTTTCATTATTTACCCCCTACGGCTTTTTCAAATGCACATTTTGCTATTACATAATCCGATAATGCTTGTAACCGGTTTGTTTTCGCCTGCATTAAAGCAAGCTGTGTATCCATTACTTCCAGACTGGTTGCCAGTCCATTATTATATCTTTGTTCGACTATTTTTAATGCTTCTTCTGCTTGAGAAATATTTTCTTTTTGTGACGTTACAAGTTTTTTTGCCTGTTCAAGTTGTAAATACGTTGATTGGACTTCCATCTT
Protein-coding regions in this window:
- a CDS encoding right-handed parallel beta-helix repeat-containing protein, which gives rise to MKMKHPAMAVRFFGLIIGTQFIVSSLVNATNVSGVISTNTVWNTAGSPYIVTGNILVDTLVRLDIQPGVEVRLDSAKCIMVKGILNAIGTASDSIIITKNGTAEWSRIWLKPAVICSLKYCRIEYANNFALYSDIGDSIYMDHCTISNNIGGAIHINGGISVITNNTITDNSFPISGLAAGLTIGGGTSAVITQNIISNNSNGGYGGGISIYGLASDGSITITNNTITNNSAMLGGGMCIWTSSNGSSVKIDSNTITYNSTTFGGGGILINGANVTVTNNILSNNFALTQGGAIFSGAAMIRHNTITYNMADSGGGAIYTCSGTSSPIYYNTIIDTSPSAIYNQGEGFIRTNNISATGYVVYNNGGSDLDARYNYWNITNTDTMNARIFDYFDDFSKGIVHYQIFLNAPFSDTIAPSAPINLTATKIVDSTFEINWTNPVDASGISEYYYHLSWSPMSNFDTSGAFYSLPDTITVTPGESLFVWLVDSSGNLDCNNRAGIYIVGIEEKSNIKTPSTTLRASQNPFIKSTVISYSIPYYTNMLLTINDISGREVRKLLDGVQKAGSYEFNLESKGLTTGAYFIVLNTGENKLTKKIIVIK
- a CDS encoding T9SS type A sorting domain-containing protein, with the translated sequence MRRFLSLIVGTQFIMFSIVNATNVSGIISTNTVWNTTGSPYIVTGNVLVDTLVTLTIQPGVEVKVNEAKYIMVKGILRAIGTSSDSIIITKNGTAGWSRLWLRTASICSLKYCRIEYADSTAIYNDDNGSFYVGYCTISNNPVPSMMPSVYCINNYKGSAVIINSTISNNSGAINTSEGNYGSAIIVGNTITNNSGYYGILSNYSNSGSAIISGNIVSNTSGTGIYNWMGTGKIVGNTIIGNTRGGIYNVCVIDSLTIAGNTISNNGSANDENFGSIYSKSDSLPDFPHLLTIRYNRITDTTYSAIHLKSNFNTLIRTNNIYATGYTFYNNDTLDIDVKYNYLNSLNTDTIDAKIYDYYDDFSKGKVLYQPFLNTPFIDTTAPSAPINLTSTKLAGSKFRINWTNPADSSGIAIYYYKVGSAPTFNFDISGVFYSIPDTLFSTGGELYVWLQDGSGNLNYQNNTSVMLGIEESSELKVKSLELQISKNPFIKSTTIKFSVGNRHVCSLKIYDITGNCVKTLVNEKKDAGNYEASFDTKGLASGIYFAKLSAGNISINKKLILMK
- a CDS encoding T9SS type A sorting domain-containing protein — translated: MRNKKFCGMVVLLLGIVYNTANAKYPGWTNYTSGMDVNAVASEGNTIWVGTSSGLVSIDATTGNMEFYNHANSGMPDNYVFAIGIEGSVKWIGTPSGLVKFDGTNWTVYTMANSGIPQDYVFSIAIEGNVKWLGTWGKGLVKFDGTNWTVYNKTNSGLPDNLIQAIAIEGNIKWIGTDAGGLVKFDGTNWTVYNSSNSGLPYDDINAIAIEGSTKWIGTYYEGLASFDGTTWTTYFTGNSGMPHNNVTSIAIDGNVKWIGTNYALAAFDGTNWTIYDYDNIPCLPNNQAVDPEFFIVAVNGTTKWIGCLLYDQRNMANYAMGVVFKFDGANWTMYKTGNSGLPCDFVYSIAIEGTTGAKWIGTGSGLTSYDGTNWTLYDESNSALPYFAITIPAIAISGSTKWIGTDMYGVAKFDGATWTLYDTENSGLPDDRIITLATEGTTVWIGTYSGLIKYDGATWTVYDTSNSGLPDNNIIEIAIEGSTKWIGTPSGLVKFDGTNWTVYNTSNSGLPGNSIFSVAIEGNIKWIGTAYGLAKLSGTSWTTYNTSNSGIPNNGVTNIAIEGTTKWIATGYGLAKFTGTNWTVYKQSNSGLPNDEYISTIAIEGNMKWIGTLNGGGLTTYTETGIEEQTNLDFGMRNADLRISQNPFIKSTVISYTVPPNNYYTNTLLTNVQLTIHDLSGREVRKLVSGIQKAGSYEVSFNAKGLVSGIYFVKLNAGNISISKKLILMK
- a CDS encoding efflux RND transporter permease subunit; protein product: MNIAKFSVNKRVTVTMMILIIVLFGFMSFSKLGLDLLPDIEYPTVYVITSYSGVSSREIEEQISKPIEEVVLSVKGVKSIKSTSEEGSSMVTVEFEWGTNLDFAAQDVRDMIGQIENYLPEEAGAPLVFKFSTSMMPAAFYGITGDCDLKELYNAVKDKVKDRLERLDGVASCALTGGRDREISVFIDETRLVSYGLGLTQILPMLQASNMNFSAGYLNRGYKEYSIRVEGEYKTLEDVKNTVIGNKNGVPIKIKDVGEVIDGNKDVRGYGRTQGKESVVMVVTKQGGANTVTVSDRINKEMEKIKETIPYNIKFHTIFDQGDMIKDITKNTSTSALEGCILAILFVFLFLTNWRPTLTIALAIPFSIIATFIAMNWAGYTLNVMTLAGIALASGMLVDDAVVVIESIYRKVEEGNDRKSAAVHGTNEVLMAVTASTLTTIAVFVPLAFATGVAGKMSRAFALTISFALLASLLIAFTVVPMLASILFKKKDSQIAWEKKFNEFREWYGRILQYSLNHKRKVLSIVGIVFVGTMFLIPFIGKEFMSSFDIPFIQAGLTMPVGTSLEETDRVALQIENAFKSIPEMETVTSFVGTSGSEHSAMEGAAIHKASIMGRLVDKKKRKRGAADVTVELRKKLPKIEGAKIDFSDVSSGMFGNTGAPIDIKIFGKDFPTLQDISSRIAHQIKDVRGVKEVDISMKEGKPELQIKIDKEKASLFGLTTYQIGQEVRTAVYGTVASRFRDKGEDININIKLNKIDVKEIQDIENIPIATPFGTTILLKQVANIIYTEGPVKIEREEQTRKVSVTANIEKRDVGGVAKDITKKIATIRKNIPAGYFIEFGGEFQKMNEAFFTLGIAFIFAILLVYMIMAALFESLMHPFVIMFTVPLGIIGMIWGLLLTHKSLSMTSVMGLIILVGIVVKNGIIFIDYANQLRARGMDIIEALISAGKIRLRPILITALATMSGMIPMAFRKGMGAEMMAPMAVVVIFGLLVSTALTLIVIPIIYTIFDGFAKRTGIRARKTMYGSK
- a CDS encoding efflux RND transporter periplasmic adaptor subunit; this translates as MKKLVMWIVIIALVGLVGFRISEKFRKVKEKPAEVAEPTEVTVEIASYGSIAKTLPYIGNIVGSEQAYVFPVEETGKLIRYVAKEGSMVSKGDTIALIDRNIKGMDFKPAVINAPISGIVGNLNLDPGSMVAPGIPVAMVANINAVKVEINVPENDISYIKTGNKANIKVSSYPNDIFNGKLIKISPVLNPMSRTSQASIAILNPGHKLRPGMFANVDVIIKEDTNVIVIPAKAVVENGDKKVVFVLNGETAEMKEVSIGLENNDFVEILAGINLGEQIITLGNYGLTDKAKVKLIK